The following coding sequences are from one Candidatus Kinetoplastibacterium galatii TCC219 window:
- a CDS encoding undecaprenyl-diphosphate phosphatase: MDQFLVLIKACFLGIVEGLTEFIPVSSTAHLIFIGKLINFNSCNGMVFEVFIQVGAIFSAIFLFRYYIFDILLGVLRLDVRYLLFLAKVIFSVMPSIIVGAIFIRYIKKLFLCPSLIAISLIIGGLIIIAVENRRNINSKEKSCCYSDLYNISIKQSLCVGFAQCISMIPGVSRFGATVIGGMLSGLSRSIATRYSFIIAIPTMLGASLYDLWFNINNLSYIDFSSIFIGSISAFISAFFLVKYIVRFVETNSYIVFALYRIMVGILILFIC, from the coding sequence ATGGATCAGTTTTTGGTTTTAATTAAGGCTTGCTTTCTAGGAATAGTAGAAGGTTTAACAGAATTTATTCCGGTTTCAAGTACAGCACACCTAATTTTTATTGGAAAGTTAATTAATTTTAATTCTTGCAATGGTATGGTTTTTGAGGTGTTTATACAGGTAGGGGCTATATTCTCAGCAATATTCTTATTTAGATATTATATTTTTGATATATTATTAGGGGTTCTTAGATTAGATGTTAGATACTTGTTATTTTTAGCTAAAGTAATATTTTCTGTTATGCCATCTATTATTGTAGGAGCCATCTTTATAAGATATATAAAGAAATTATTTCTTTGTCCTAGTTTAATAGCTATTTCTCTTATAATAGGAGGATTGATAATTATCGCAGTTGAGAATAGAAGAAATATTAATTCTAAAGAGAAATCATGTTGCTACTCTGATTTGTATAATATTTCTATTAAGCAATCTTTATGTGTAGGTTTCGCACAATGCATTTCCATGATACCTGGTGTATCTAGATTTGGAGCTACAGTTATAGGTGGTATGCTATCAGGACTTAGTAGAAGTATTGCCACAAGATATTCATTTATAATAGCTATACCTACTATGTTAGGAGCCTCTTTATATGATTTATGGTTCAACATAAACAACCTATCTTATATCGATTTCTCAAGCATTTTTATTGGTTCCATATCAGCATTTATCTCCGCTTTTTTTTTAGTAAAATACATAGTAAGGTTTGTAGAGACAAACAGCTATATTGTTTTTGCATTATATAGAATAATGGTTGGTATTTTGATTTTATTTATATGTTAA
- a CDS encoding UDP-2,3-diacylglucosamine diphosphatase has protein sequence MSKSLNKINFFGETWLASDFHLSEHTPKTSKIFIKFLEKASASSSNLILLGDIFDAWIGDDFIKSNDSLWLFTIIKSIKIASKYISIYILPGNRDFLLGENFSNISSASLILDSQIILENNYQEIMISHGDELCTDDIEYQKFRTTVRNKDWKKKFLQKSLPERNIIAKNLREYSKFSNINKSKEVMDINELEIEKKFKDINGLSKMIHGHTHIKKKHTYHVNNKICERWVLPDWDYDFSKKTRGGWIIVKNNTINYCDF, from the coding sequence ATGTCGAAATCATTGAATAAGATAAATTTTTTTGGGGAAACATGGCTGGCTTCAGATTTCCATCTATCTGAGCATACTCCCAAAACCTCAAAAATATTTATAAAATTCCTAGAAAAAGCATCAGCTAGTTCAAGTAATTTAATATTACTAGGAGACATTTTTGATGCTTGGATAGGAGACGATTTCATAAAAAGTAATGATTCATTATGGCTTTTTACAATAATTAAATCAATAAAAATAGCATCTAAATATATAAGTATTTACATATTACCTGGGAATAGAGATTTCTTGCTAGGTGAAAATTTTTCTAATATTTCTAGTGCATCTTTAATACTTGATTCTCAGATAATTTTAGAAAATAATTATCAGGAAATAATGATTAGTCATGGAGACGAATTATGTACAGATGACATAGAATATCAAAAATTCAGAACAACTGTTCGTAATAAAGATTGGAAAAAAAAATTCTTGCAAAAAAGCTTACCAGAAAGAAATATTATTGCAAAAAACTTACGAGAATACAGTAAATTTTCTAATATCAATAAGTCGAAAGAAGTAATGGATATAAATGAGCTGGAGATAGAAAAAAAATTTAAAGATATTAATGGTCTATCAAAAATGATACATGGCCACACTCATATTAAGAAAAAACATACTTATCACGTGAATAATAAAATTTGTGAAAGATGGGTACTGCCTGATTGGGATTATGATTTTTCTAAAAAAACCAGAGGGGGATGGATTATTGTAAAAAACAATACCATAAATTACTGTGATTTCTAG
- a CDS encoding peptidylprolyl isomerase has product MCKAKIQTNYGSIIVLLDKEKSPKTVENFLKYIDKNFYNGTIFHRVIKGFMIQGGGLLPCLTNKENLENPIENEADNGLKNNIYTIAMARTNNPHSATSQFFINTADNGFLDHKSPTSNGWGYAVFGKVIEGTEVVDKINNMKTSSKGFYNDVPIDDVKIENVEIIE; this is encoded by the coding sequence ATGTGCAAAGCTAAAATACAAACAAATTATGGCAGTATTATTGTTCTTCTTGATAAAGAAAAATCTCCAAAGACAGTTGAAAACTTCTTAAAATATATAGACAAAAATTTTTATAACGGCACAATATTTCACCGTGTTATAAAAGGATTTATGATACAAGGTGGTGGATTATTACCATGCTTAACTAATAAAGAAAATCTAGAAAATCCCATAGAAAACGAGGCAGATAATGGTTTAAAAAATAATATTTATACTATAGCTATGGCAAGAACAAATAATCCTCATTCTGCCACCTCACAATTTTTCATAAATACTGCTGACAATGGATTTCTTGATCATAAATCACCTACTTCAAATGGTTGGGGATATGCAGTATTCGGCAAAGTAATAGAAGGAACAGAGGTAGTCGATAAAATAAACAATATGAAAACCTCAAGCAAAGGATTCTATAATGATGTTCCGATCGATGATGTTAAGATAGAAAATGTCGAAATCATTGAATAA
- a CDS encoding tetratricopeptide repeat protein — protein sequence MLYLIVSTKTTLAGEYYTTQQTTKSNINNKTWLNKLIIENSYLSSHKDQVKTNSNSENYIKKTKSHIKEQIDSLIENDQYEYALQLVKENKINTSDNRTSIDIQLALREAIILNKLGYQDKAYELYKEMTILFPEIPELWNNLAIVCAEKGLADEAIYNINMSIKCCPIYETAKKI from the coding sequence ATGCTTTATTTAATTGTTTCAACTAAAACCACATTAGCTGGAGAATACTATACAACACAACAAACAACTAAATCAAATATAAATAATAAAACCTGGTTAAATAAATTAATAATTGAGAACAGTTACTTGAGCTCTCATAAAGATCAAGTAAAAACAAATTCTAATTCAGAAAATTATATCAAAAAAACAAAATCCCACATAAAGGAACAGATTGATTCTTTAATAGAAAATGATCAATATGAATATGCACTACAGTTAGTAAAAGAAAATAAAATAAACACAAGTGATAATAGAACAAGTATAGATATACAATTGGCTCTTAGGGAAGCAATTATATTAAATAAACTAGGGTATCAAGATAAAGCTTATGAACTATATAAAGAAATGACAATTTTGTTTCCAGAAATTCCTGAGCTATGGAATAACTTAGCAATTGTCTGTGCTGAAAAAGGACTTGCAGATGAAGCAATTTATAACATAAATATGTCTATAAAATGTTGTCCTATATATGAAACTGCAAAAAAAATATAA
- the cysS gene encoding cysteine--tRNA ligase, with product MLQIYNTLTKAKSDFKPINDNVVNMYVCGMTVYDYCHLGHARIMVVFDVVQRWLRHIGFNVRYVRNITDIDDKIINKSLSENKSIREITDFYVSAMHMDEKALSIETPFKEPRATNYVNEMVSIIKLLENKGLAYKSLDGDVNFSIKNFTNYGKLSGINLTELRSGNRVPVSSFKADPLDFVLWKSSKKDDPDDSKWESCYGPGRPGWHIECSAMSRSILGNPIDIHGGGPDLIFPHHENEIAQTEGAFDVNLANFWMHCGSLMVDDAKMSKSLGNYYTIRQAVGKKISPNEFYYEVNTREAEMLRFFIIRSHYRSKQNYAFENLVDAQNSLDKLYLTLFNINVEGDCEIDWSDQFAISFKSAMNDDFNTPSAIAILFDLASKANKNKCVRSAKQLKSLAGVLGILSQNPTVYFSEPTRYRISVNNDSLNIISKEDIEHLIYKRSNFKKNNDYLEADKIRSMLNDSGIELEDKSDGTTNWRRT from the coding sequence ATGTTGCAAATATATAATACGTTAACCAAAGCTAAAAGTGATTTTAAACCTATTAATGATAATGTAGTTAATATGTATGTCTGCGGCATGACAGTTTACGATTACTGTCATCTAGGACATGCTAGGATAATGGTGGTTTTTGATGTAGTGCAGCGTTGGTTAAGGCATATCGGATTTAATGTAAGATATGTCCGAAACATCACAGATATAGATGATAAAATTATCAACAAATCTTTGAGTGAAAACAAAAGTATAAGGGAAATTACTGATTTTTATGTGTCAGCTATGCATATGGATGAAAAGGCTTTAAGTATAGAAACTCCATTTAAAGAGCCTAGAGCAACTAATTATGTAAATGAAATGGTTAGCATTATAAAATTGCTTGAAAACAAGGGGCTTGCTTATAAGTCATTAGACGGTGATGTTAATTTTTCAATTAAAAATTTTACTAATTATGGTAAGTTATCAGGGATAAATTTAACCGAATTAAGATCTGGAAATCGTGTTCCAGTATCTTCTTTTAAGGCAGATCCTCTGGATTTTGTTTTATGGAAGTCTTCTAAAAAAGATGATCCTGATGATAGTAAGTGGGAGTCTTGTTATGGACCAGGTCGTCCTGGATGGCATATAGAGTGTTCTGCAATGAGTAGATCTATATTAGGAAATCCTATAGATATACATGGAGGTGGACCAGATCTTATATTCCCACATCATGAGAATGAGATAGCTCAAACCGAGGGGGCTTTTGATGTAAATCTTGCTAATTTCTGGATGCACTGCGGATCTTTAATGGTTGATGATGCTAAAATGTCAAAATCGTTGGGCAACTACTACACTATTCGTCAAGCAGTTGGTAAAAAAATTTCACCTAATGAGTTCTATTATGAAGTTAATACTCGAGAAGCAGAGATGTTAAGATTTTTTATAATAAGAAGTCATTATCGCAGCAAGCAAAATTATGCATTTGAGAATCTAGTAGATGCTCAAAATTCTTTAGACAAATTATACCTAACGCTCTTTAATATTAATGTAGAAGGAGATTGTGAGATTGATTGGAGCGACCAGTTCGCTATTTCTTTTAAGTCGGCCATGAATGATGATTTCAATACACCTAGTGCTATAGCGATACTTTTTGACTTGGCATCAAAAGCAAATAAAAATAAATGTGTCCGTAGTGCAAAACAACTTAAATCTCTAGCTGGAGTGCTAGGTATTTTATCTCAAAATCCAACAGTTTATTTCTCAGAACCAACAAGATATAGAATTTCTGTAAACAATGACTCATTAAATATAATCTCAAAAGAAGATATAGAGCATTTAATATATAAAAGGAGTAATTTTAAAAAGAATAATGATTATTTAGAAGCTGATAAAATTAGATCAATGTTAAATGATTCTGGTATTGAGCTAGAAGACAAATCTGATGGCACTACTAATTGGCGTCGTACCTAA
- a CDS encoding DNA-3-methyladenine glycosylase family protein translates to MLYINSSQPDYWEQAVSDLKKKDRILKRIIPLYSEKKLLPSESPFITLVHSIVNQQISTKSACVIWGKFIKIFGKLPSPEDIICCRRENLNSIGLPRRKVEYLNDLAIHFYEKKINPDKWVSMDDESVISELSSIKGIGRWTSEMFLIFSLCRPDVMPLDDAGLIRAISLHYFSGEPVSRFEAREVSMAWRPWRTVASWYLWCSIEQQ, encoded by the coding sequence ATGCTATACATAAATTCCAGCCAACCTGATTATTGGGAACAAGCAGTTTCAGATCTCAAAAAAAAGGATAGGATCTTGAAGAGGATTATCCCATTATATTCAGAAAAAAAGCTTTTGCCTTCCGAGTCTCCTTTTATTACACTCGTTCACTCTATAGTAAACCAACAAATATCTACCAAATCAGCTTGTGTTATTTGGGGAAAATTTATAAAGATATTTGGCAAGCTTCCTTCTCCTGAAGATATTATATGCTGCAGACGAGAAAATTTAAATAGCATTGGTCTTCCAAGAAGAAAAGTAGAATACCTAAACGATCTTGCTATTCATTTTTATGAAAAAAAAATTAATCCTGATAAATGGGTTAGTATGGATGATGAGTCAGTTATTTCTGAGCTGTCTTCTATAAAAGGAATAGGACGTTGGACTTCAGAGATGTTTTTAATTTTTAGTTTATGTCGACCTGATGTTATGCCTTTAGATGATGCTGGATTAATTAGAGCTATATCCCTCCACTATTTTAGTGGAGAACCAGTATCTCGTTTTGAGGCTAGAGAAGTTTCAATGGCATGGAGACCTTGGCGTACCGTTGCCTCTTGGTATTTATGGTGTAGCATAGAGCAGCAGTAG